The Arachis hypogaea cultivar Tifrunner chromosome 19, arahy.Tifrunner.gnm2.J5K5, whole genome shotgun sequence genome has a window encoding:
- the LOC112779818 gene encoding uncharacterized protein isoform X1: MVLEEKSRFAFDVDLDAPKVRIPLRSRGSARCDSHFLLDFGHFTLHTAESQSDEQRHNLYSRFYISGRDFATFFTECGSDFGSCSLVKPTHDSQIISSPWAKKADNVYFVIDRCGMAVLVNQIKVPHPSYPSTCISIQVPNLCIHFSPERFCRIMELLSILPRLWKHVISLHLIVYTPNLLLGVVI, from the exons ATTTGCATTCGATGTTGATCTTGATGCTCCAAAAGTTAGAATTCCTCTCAGATCTCGTGGTTCAGCCAGATGTGATAGTCATTTTCTTTTGGACTTTGGTCATTTTACACTACACACTGCG GAAAGCCAGTCTGATGAGCAGAGGCATAATCTTTATTCTCGATTTTACATATCAGGACGTGATTTTGCTACCTTTTTTACGGAATGTGGCTCTGATTTTGGGAGTTGCAGTTTGGTTAAACCAACTCATGATAGTCAAATAATAAGCTCACCATGGGCCAAAAAAGCTGATAATGTGTATTTTGTCATTGATAGGTGTGGAATGGCAGTACTTGTTAATCAG ATTAAAGTGCCTCATCCAAGTTACCCATCGACATGTATATCTATTCAAGTGCCAAATCTTTGCATTCACTTTTCACCAGAGAGATTTTGTAGAATCATGGAACTGCTGAGCATATTGCCAAGACTATGGAAACATGTAATCAGCCTACACCTGATAGTTTACACTCCAAACTTGCTCCTTGGAGTCGTGATCTAG